Proteins encoded within one genomic window of Humulus lupulus chromosome 1, drHumLupu1.1, whole genome shotgun sequence:
- the LOC133779957 gene encoding ion channel POLLUX-like — MFHIGFGGLALYVVNTNSYAEALWISWTFVADFRNHANTIGPRVVFVSISSGGMLIFAMILGLVSNAISEKVDSLRKWKSEVIERNHILILGWSDKLIGRFFKYLQI; from the coding sequence ATGTTCCATATTGGGTTTGGTGGATTGGCATTGTATGTTGTCAATACCAATAGCTATGCAGAAGCTCTTTGGATTTCGTGGACTTTTGTAGCTGATTTTAGAAATCATGCTAATACTATTGGACCAAGAGTTGTTTTTGTCTCGATAAGTTCGGGTGGTATGCTTATATTTGCAATGATTCTTGGGCTTGTTTCGAATGCCATATCCGAGAAGGTGGATTCATTAAGGAAATGGAAGAGTGAAGTCATTGAAAGAAATCACATACTCATTCTTGGCTGGAGTGACAAACTGATTGGTAGATTCTTCAAATACCTTCAAATTTAA